The Ostrea edulis chromosome 1, xbOstEdul1.1, whole genome shotgun sequence genomic sequence CTCGCTTCAagtaagtgatttgactgttataaactgactctctctctcactATCAATTTTGCAATGCTTACcgaaaatcccaaaatgaaaacagtcactaaattttccgttcaaatgaagacttcatAGCACAATATGTTAactcctgaaattgaagagttcctataatctgctaaatatcaaattaatgatACATAGTATCTCCACATACCTACTTGTATATCGCTAATATGAAAAAactattggaactcttcaagtccaggagataaaatattgcgccatggaagtcatcatttgaacgggaaaagtatggagcgccaaattaacataaatttaaataattgaagatatcttcagttatttgaagatatcatcaattcaattatttctctctgtaattgaattaatgcacgcactcatcaattgaattaatgagagcaataatagatttgatgcgcgcattaatttaattattgctctcttcgattgatgagagcatcaatttcgtagaaatattgctcgaaataattaatttagagcttggtataaataatttgatgatctctgtaattcatttgaagatatctttaattatttacaatgattttgcataaggaattaatgcgcgcatcaattcttttaaagagagcatcAATTCAGTTAAAGGGATCGTTAATTCAATCATGGATAtcttgaattaaagatatctttaattatctagttgctctctctaaaagaattattgctctcttcaaatgaattaaagatatcattaattcaattgaagagagcaataattgaattaatgcgcgcattaaatcaattattgctctcatgaaGTGAATtcatgcgcgcatcaattcaattattgctctcatcaattgatttaataagTGCATTACCTCAATTATTGATCTCTTCAATAGAATggtgtagcgcgcatcaattcaattaatgcgcgcaataattcacaattaaaaatatcattaattatttgaagagatattcaattaaattgttgcgcgcatcaactGAAATGATGATGTcttcaaaaattgaagatatcttcatttatttgagtttatgttaatttagcGCTCCATAAAAAAGTGATAGTTTATTTTAAggaatttacatatttagacggtaagtaatgcagcattaatagtgatacagagttggtttaatagtcaactaacttctttgaagcaaacagcagtgtcaccttagtgcacattaattgctagaaccgactgaagctgaaagtaaatctTTTCCAGACATAAATCATGAAgaactgctccgagattcggtgaaggtttcagtccaaatattcagccgagatTAAAACAGGCCCCAAATGACATAAAGCGGATTAACCGATAGAATCCGTTATAATTCCCAATGACAGCACCACAAGAGGTCAGGACCCCTACTAGTAATTGGAAGTACATCGACATTTCATggaaaagttttaaataaagttttgtaaattatcatcatcatgttagtaaaatggatttttttatAACGTGGGTTAATTGTTATATCGGTttctgatcaatttttaaatcgtatcatctttttatatatgattgattgattacatattgtttaacgtcccggacgcccgagaatttttcactcatatggaaacgtcaccattgccggtgaagagctgcaaactttaggcctatgttcggtgcttacggccattgagcagggagggatctttaaatATCGTGCACACCTGCTATGATACGtaacttcggtttttgcggtctcatctgaaggaccacgcTATTTAGtaacctcttacgacaagcaaggggtactgaggacgtaTTCTGATTGAGATCCCCTCgggattttttatttataaatagtGTAATGattgataatgaattaaaaatcaCCTAATGACAAAATGTTACCATTGGATGTTTAAATGATTAGCTTTCTCACTGTATCCCATGTTTAATATGTTTCGACTTTTTTACATTGAAAACGTATCCTTCGGCACATCACACTTATCCAAGCATCCACAAACTTGGTTcatattaatatttcattattacccTGATATACACTAAGCTTTGCTGTACAATTACTTTCTGCTTTTGGTTACCTTAGACAACATTGAGAAAGGACAGATTTCAGTATAAGTTGTACATATGTAGTTCAAATCCCCACGGCATGAAACACGGTAATGTTGTGACTGTTCTAAACCACCGCCCACTCCGATTGCTTCTCTTTATATTACTGTATATACAATCTTCTTTTGTTGTTGGTATATTTGACCTCTAAATTTTGTAGAAACCTGAATCAACagcataaattttaaaaaaaattaaataaattccTTTGGGTCCTgctgattcttaaaatattcttaGTTGAGGGCACGTGCTTGTCATTTGCTTAATTAGTGAAAGCGGAGAATATTGTTTTGTCGAATACAATGTTTTGGAGAAACAAAATAATGACTAACGCTGCCTACTCGAAAAGTAAAATCTGTCCCCAAGATGCAATTATTCAGGAAAATTGATGAGAAAGTCGGGAAAAGGAATGGCTCTTACTTCGTTGTTTGAAATACTGCTTCTATGTGAAAAAACCTGTGTAAACAAGAAATTCTGAAGCCCAAAGATTAAAGGATTTCGGGGGATGTTTGCGTGAGTAAAAGAATTAGGAAGAAACATGCCTAGATCGTTTTCCGGTTAAAGAGCAAACCATGAAGACAGATATAACCCCTGGTAGACTATTTCAGACTTCATTTCGTGTTGAAACACTGCTAGAGAGACAACAAGTGAGGATGTAGAGtgctaataaaataaaaatgtcgGCGTTTGATATGCCTTACGAAGATAACCTAAGTAGCAGGCAACTTGAAAATCCAAGACATCGATTATTTAGAAAGCTCTCTTTTATTTCGTGAAAACTGCTGTTAGTTGTGCCTCAGTCCGCTGAATAGCAAATTCCATTATCTGTTTTGTCATAACACGTACAAGATAGTATTTATTACACAGACATAAAAACCAAtgaaatgttgttttatttggCGTTCATTGGAAACAGATTCtgaatgtttttttcttcttttaaaaataaactcttTTAAGAATAACTGAAACGCTGTCTAACATCACAACTAGATCGTACATGAACCCCATTCCATTACATTATGTGACTGTATTCTGTAcatctattttcattttcagtttatcTGAGCCACGTGAGAAGGGCTGGTGATAACATAGTGTTAGTCCATGTCCCAGAATTCCATGGGGTGATCCAGGCACGTATGTTGCTATATAATTACCATTGAACACAAACATCTTTGCTTTGATTTTTTGAACAGATACCGTTTTCCCCTCCAGAAATCATGTCGCGAAACTGATTTAAAATGTAATGAACGGAAGTAATATTTGATTTCTTATCCCTCTTTGTAGCTCACCCGAGCGAAATGTTATCCATCCTCTTTTCCCTTTGAATACTATTCACATTTTTGACTCCTTCTTTAGAACCATCAGACCAATATCCACCTGTCACAAAGCTTCTCCGGGTAAAGAAATTGCAAAATTGTTCAAGTGAATGCGAAGAAAGATTATTAAGAAATGGGgtggtttatgtttaaaaaaaatattgtaaagcACCACTGAATCAGAAAAAACTATATTATGATCTTTTGTTCAAACCATCACACCTAGAACCTGAGCAGGGAGTATAGTTAGGAATTCAAGCGCTATAACAGCACGATTTGTTTTGCAAGCATATTTATGTAAGATAcagtcaagtttgttcaaactgTGAAACaggtttatcaaaacatcttaaATCGCCAGTACAAGACCACTGCTAAGGAAGGTATATTGGTgtgtgatatatacatatatctacgTTGTATAATTCAATAGTTGCTCTGCAGAGCGATATTGTCCATGAGCCTCTTAAATTTCTACGTCATTTCTAAGCAAGGCTCACAATCCTTGTTGAATCTAttataaagataatataatgaatagaaattaaaaatgataattttggaCTGCCTGTGTATGACAAataagaacattttaaaaatagtgaAATCGGCAAGGCAATCTGCTACGGTTTGACATTTGGGTGGCAAAAACGaaagtgtacatgtaaaattacaGCACCGCGAACATTAAACACGTCAGTTTGTGTAGACCCCTTATTGCATCCTTCACATACATCATACTATTACCCTGCAATGCGATGTTTACATAATACAGATTGCTGGTCCTTATGATTTGAAGGTATGCGTATTCATACTGCAGACGGTGTCTTTAACGCGCAGATATCAGCAATAATAGGGCCATTATTATCATCAGATATATCCTTGTGTCTCATGCTTTTGTCGGAGTTTTGCTATTATATGTACCATGCAGCGCTCACAATCAGATAATTGAATCACGCTTATTTGCATGCCATCTTTATTAACGAATAAGAATAAATGTACTAGAAACATTATATTTACTAAACGGTTTAAATTGGCAAACTTTCCAACAACCCGGAGAAAACCATTAAAACCGTTATCAAAGGAAATTATATGATTTTCGGCACAAGAactggaaaaaaacaacaaacggAGAGTGGTAAATCATTGAATTATGCAAGATTTCCTGTTGTAAGTAAAAAGACTCTAATTGGTCAGATTATATTACACTCGTAGTAGCGCCAACATTTATACCATTTGTTTGTCAGATCGACGCGTCACTCTTCTTGATCTGTAGCAGTGAGCGTTCTTTATCGTGCTTGCAGTGATGCAGTTTGATCTGCAACTCTCTTTTTGATAAAGGAGAGTTATACCTATTTCCCCCCGTCTTACTTTCGGTCACGAAGCGAACGCAATAACGATTAGCTACAACGACTGGGGACAATTACGTCACTGCAATGCAGGAACTTGAAAACTCTAAATGATGGGagtaaatatttcattaccGAAACATTCTAAAGGGAATTTATCATTTATGCAGTGcgttttgaattctttttattcatctatttttttttatattttttttttaggtcaataGCCTTTTCATAAAAGAACTTTTAATATATGTTTATAATGATAGAGATCTTTTTTGGCTTTTGTAGGTCAATATCCTGGGGCTTGAAACTAAAAATTTACATAGAGAGAATTTGGAAACGGGCATATTATGTTttaatatacacacacacatacgtgcgcgtgcgtgtgtgtgtttCGTATTCTTGCATACAGGTATAAtgtctatttttttaaaaaaaaaagggtttctaaaaattaaaacccaTTACTTCAAACAATGAACATATAGCGACatgcttatttttaaaaaaaacacaaaacttCACCAGTTTTGTAGGAATCGGGTTTTCGTTTTACATAAGAACTTgtcatatatgaaatatatatgcatgtaagtACAATACTTCATAaaacatgtttcattgaaaaaagtAAATCTTGTATATTCTTAGACAGACATATGGTGCTTTCATTCAGAAGAACTCGTTATCTAGAAATAAGCTGTTATTCATGTTTTTACAGCCGCTGTCTTGACAGATCCCGGAGTTGTACACGAGCTTTTAAAAgaagaggaaattcgaactCGACAGCTGGTTCACAAATATTCGGAGAAGATGAAGCAGTTTGGTGTAAACCATACTATCAATAAAATCCTAatgaatatatttatgaaaataagaaattgaTGTCCTTTGCATTTTCTTAAGGATTCCAATTACTGTCGTAATGAAATAtctatcaaaattgtttttgaactAGATCAAAACATCGCTCATAAACGAACTGAAATGCTGTCTTTCTTTGGTGACAAATGTTCCTTAAGGAGTTTTAACAGTAATTCGTCATGATTATATTGTAATCGATTAggcgttgttgtttttttcagcTTGGAGGGAAAATGAAGCAAATGACTGGAAAAGTTGGCGAATCTATCATTGAAGCGTCAAAAACAGAAAAAGCTGACTTGATAATCGTGGGAACAAGGGGCATGAGTAAGGTTCGGCGGACCTTTCTGGGGAGCGTCAGCGACTACTGCGTTCATCATGCACACATGCCTGTCCTTGTCTGTCGACATAAGGAGTTTGATGCCCAACACGACCGCGTGcaccaccatcatcatcataatCGGTGACGTAATCAGCGGACCTAGCACATGACAGTTAATTTCTTCAACAGCGATACTTAGACGAATGATAATTGTTCCATAATATAAGCATTGCATACCCATTGTAAAAGTTATTAAAGCTGTTTCGTATCATAAATAGCAATATCTACGTAATTGTATTCATTTAagagataaatttcatttttggaaatgcatgagggtatgaactgccaCGCTaatacgccagcatacttcatgaagcgctatCTAGCACAAAAACTGTGCTGGCGAgaagcgttgctgttcatgcccacttgtattttgaaaaatctatttacaatttactttcatttctgtcggtattcccagccattaaaataatCGGACTATAGTTATATAGATTCATACGTACATCGTTCACATTTATGTCGAAATTACTAttatttcaattggtaaagatatagaaggcaaaaatattggaaatgtaaatattaatcaGTATTTCCATGCAATTGTCACTTGTAATGTTATGTGtttgcaatacatgtacattttctaGTTTAACAGATTGCAAAACTCGGGCATGGCTTTTATCAGGCCACCAGATGACCTTTTGTTATTTGTACTCATCCGTCATATACTTTCGAAAATTTAGCTGTACTTTTCATTCACTACTTGAcgaatttcccccaaaatttttgTTCACGAGTAGCATTTTTGACGTCAttgacagttgcttcttcaacaaaaatgcaaaaaggaaatattcatatctaataataggtcatccaaaaaattactttgtcaaacaccactctgattacACGCACAATTATTCtgaagttgattgattgaatattgtttaacgtccctctcgagaatatatcacttatatggagacgtcaccactgccggtgaagggctgcaaaatgtaggcatatgctcggcggttatggcctttgagcagggagggatctttatcgtgccacgcctgctgtgacacgggacctcggtttttgtggtctcatccgaaggaccgccccatttagtcgcctcttacgacgagcaaggagtactgaggacctaatctaacccggatccccacgggattattctgaagttgaaatagaaaatGTGCTTAAGTtccccattgacaatatctttgtagtctttggtgatcaggtcttccaacagtctgttcgAAATCCCATGGGTaggaattatgctcctttgttagctgacctgttttatattcttaagAAGCAGAGTtaattcaaaagcttctacatgagaagaaaatatctcttgccattgccttcaactcgacatttagaataTCTACGacgatttatcattttcattgataCCTTGATTCGAAATATCCCTttgaaatcgaaataaaagacaccacagagtcctccacatctgtacctatatagcaatattccattatcacctgcatatagtgtttatatctcacaactgattcgatgcgcaagagcttgttctttgggttcgaatcccgctcgcgccggtaagtgagaaactttcccagtttactttcggaaggtcggttgTCTTTTCCCAGTTACATTGtaactgggttctctcttccaccaataaaaattgggcgccaccagataactgaaaaattgttgagtgtggtggaaaacagctaatcaatcaatcaatcaatcaagagtttgttctgcgtttGATCGGATTTTACAGGGGATGCTGACTCCtcggcacatgatcccacctctggtatatcaagtaGTCCATGTTtgaccaactctctattttgtatttcatatatgagttatatgattgatcactgttcgttatcttcacctttcatacctaccaataatttttttctggttAATCTTCGGTTGGCCTTACTTGTATAATATATGCATTGCACGCGCCACCTTCACACGTGGTCGGAGAGAAAACAATGGTGTCGGTAAGACTTTACATAGAATTCATCGACTGCTATAGTAGTGTGGACGTATCACACTATATTCATTAAGCTAGATTATGATCAAAACACTAAAGGGTAGTTAGAAAAATAGCACTTAGTATGCTAATAAGACGGTCACGTGGTCAACTCGGCTTGTTTTTGAAAGACAGTGTGTGAAAAGACAGGCTGTCTTTTGAAACCATTTTCATCTACAACTTTAGTTCTTACAGAGTGTCTTGTTTCATTATATAACTAAGATGCatgttaaatattttgaaaattaatgtttataatAGACGGAAAATACATTCAAACTTTAAAATAGTGTGTATAAGGAGAAACTCCCTCTGATCCTTGCTTGATAATCTTAATAGATTCAGATAAAGGTATGACGCATTAAAACGATAATCGTCCTTATTTAGATACCACTCTTATCCCAAGGATTCATCATCTGATTCCCGGGCCATGTTCACATCCGCAGTACTTAGTCCATCTTCGTTAACCAacggtttacgatccgctccgcttctcttcAAAcctaaacccttggctagcgaagatggactCAGTCGTGGTGGGAAGCTTTTCTTGACAATGCCGTTCATCTCAGATCACAGCAGCAACATGCGCACATCCAACAGTTCTTGCACCCGCCTTACACTGGCAATACCAGCCAGTAACTGGAGGTTGACAAGTGTCATCAAAGAATATCCACAGAAAATATCGTCCCTTTGACGACACATGCCTTGATTAAATCTTTGCCCCTGACAAACCAGAATCCACTTCGTGTATTGAGTTGTTATGTGATCCATCTGGGGACAAATGTTCTTGGCTTATTTGATACACACCTAAGGTTA encodes the following:
- the LOC125651934 gene encoding universal stress protein in QAH/OAS sulfhydrylase 3'region-like, which gives rise to MADPSSSRTIVIGVDDSCFSEYAFNFYLSHVRRAGDNIVLVHVPEFHGVIQAPAVLTDPGVVHELLKEEEIRTRQLVHKYSEKMKQFGLGGKMKQMTGKVGESIIEASKTEKADLIIVGTRGMSKVRRTFLGSVSDYCVHHAHMPVLVCRHKEFDAQHDRVHHHHHHNR